The Acinetobacter pittii genome contains a region encoding:
- a CDS encoding YfiR family protein, translated as MWQFAKKVFVCILVVFATSAPCYANSKHNFYVLTLSILSYSKWENVNTPTLCVIDNPSITSTFQSYIQQMSYNYRVQTVNAKDFARSHCQAVYFSTTSPQQQQNLIQNYPYHSLLSLSINNPECEIGSIFCLYNQNNYTTFKVNLDALSHSKVHIDPRVLLLAKNAE; from the coding sequence ATGTGGCAGTTCGCTAAAAAAGTATTTGTTTGCATACTTGTAGTGTTTGCTACGAGTGCGCCTTGCTATGCCAATTCAAAACATAACTTCTATGTGCTTACTTTATCTATTCTAAGCTACAGTAAATGGGAGAATGTAAACACGCCTACTCTTTGTGTTATTGATAACCCTTCAATCACATCTACTTTTCAATCTTATATCCAGCAAATGTCTTATAATTATCGTGTTCAAACTGTAAATGCGAAAGATTTTGCTCGATCACATTGTCAGGCTGTTTATTTTTCTACTACGTCTCCCCAGCAACAACAGAATCTTATTCAAAATTATCCTTATCATTCTTTACTTTCTTTAAGCATTAATAATCCAGAGTGCGAAATAGGAAGTATCTTTTGTTTATATAATCAGAATAATTACACTACCTTTAAAGTTAACTTAGACGCTTTAAGTCACTCCAAAGTTCATATTGATCCGAGAGTATTACTCTTGGCTAAGAATGCGGAGTAA